In Tessaracoccus flavus, the following are encoded in one genomic region:
- a CDS encoding precorrin 6A synthase: MARRVFVIGMGPGGFGQLTLDAVDAMNEVDVFLVGDHSDDAPDLVWLRSEVIRRHVARAHRVITVLDPGRDHPPPDDLDDARLATYGQILGGLSDDLTVGFLAWGDPVTYDSILRVVDALRSAHPLEVKVIPGVSAPQVLAAAHQIALDGRAVHITTGPRLLSDYDPGLGDVVVLNDPDLTCRGLAEEFPDLEIFWGAFLGTEDQVLANGPLRQVLPDLVDLRDKLQAHHGWLNDTYLLRP; encoded by the coding sequence ATGGCGCGCAGGGTGTTCGTGATCGGGATGGGCCCCGGAGGCTTCGGGCAGCTGACGCTCGACGCCGTCGACGCGATGAACGAGGTGGACGTCTTCCTCGTGGGCGACCACAGCGACGACGCCCCCGACCTCGTCTGGCTGCGCAGCGAGGTGATCCGCCGTCACGTCGCCCGTGCTCACCGCGTGATCACGGTCCTGGATCCCGGCCGGGACCACCCACCGCCGGACGACCTGGACGATGCGCGGCTGGCCACCTACGGGCAGATCCTCGGCGGGCTGTCCGACGACCTCACCGTGGGTTTCCTGGCCTGGGGGGACCCGGTGACGTACGACTCGATCCTGCGCGTCGTCGATGCGCTCCGATCCGCCCACCCGCTCGAGGTGAAGGTAATCCCCGGCGTCAGCGCGCCGCAGGTGCTCGCGGCCGCCCACCAGATCGCACTGGACGGACGCGCGGTCCACATCACGACCGGTCCAAGGCTGTTGTCGGACTACGACCCGGGGCTGGGTGATGTCGTGGTGCTCAACGACCCCGACCTCACCTGCCGGGGATTGGCGGAGGAGTTCCCGGACCTCGAGATCTTCTGGGGTGCCTTCCTCGGCACGGAGGATCAGGTGCTCGCCAACGGCCCCCTGCGACAGGTACTGCCGGACCTCGTGGACCTGCGGGACAAGCTGCAGGCCCATCACGGATGGCTGAACGACACCTATCTCCTGCGTCCGTAA
- a CDS encoding acyl carrier protein — MASTEEIRADLAEIVNDIAGIATEDVQLDKSFVDDLGVDSLSMVEIIYGCEDKFGVEIPDEDAKNLKTVGDAVAYIERATN, encoded by the coding sequence ATGGCTAGCACTGAAGAGATCCGCGCCGACCTGGCTGAGATCGTCAACGACATCGCCGGCATCGCCACCGAGGACGTCCAGCTCGACAAGTCGTTCGTCGACGACCTCGGCGTGGACTCGCTCTCGATGGTCGAGATCATCTACGGCTGCGAGGACAAGTTCGGCGTCGAGATCCCCGACGAGGACGCCAAGAACCTCAAGACCGTGGGCGACGCCGTCGCCTACATCGAGCGCGCCACCAACTGA
- a CDS encoding beta-ketoacyl-ACP synthase III, translated as MTLKTSTGATHARLMSVGGARGSRVVTNDELCTMIDSTDEWITQRTGIKERRWAADGEDAETLGLEAASKAIERAGLQPSDIDAVLVSTVSHFMQTPALACIIAEKLGLPAPAAFDLSAACAGFCYGVGLAESMVRSGSARHVLVLGVEVLSRYTDIDDRSTAFLFSDGAGAVVIGPSDEPAIGPTIWGSKPEAHAVIEIDDWRTVGPEEKGPFIHMEGREVFKWATTSIVEKAKETLEASGLTPDELDCFIPHQANNRITDSMLRHLKLPEEVVVARDIVTMGNSSAASIPLAMESLLESGQAKSGDSALIIGFGAGLVFAGQTVILP; from the coding sequence ATGACCCTCAAGACCTCCACCGGCGCCACCCACGCTCGACTGATGAGCGTGGGCGGAGCCCGCGGCAGCCGCGTCGTCACCAACGACGAGCTGTGCACGATGATCGACTCCACCGACGAGTGGATCACCCAGCGCACCGGCATTAAGGAGCGCCGCTGGGCCGCCGACGGCGAGGACGCGGAGACGCTCGGCCTCGAGGCCGCCTCCAAGGCGATCGAACGGGCCGGGCTGCAGCCCTCCGACATCGACGCCGTCCTGGTGTCGACCGTCTCCCATTTCATGCAGACGCCCGCGCTGGCCTGCATCATCGCCGAAAAGCTCGGGCTGCCCGCGCCTGCGGCGTTCGATCTCTCGGCAGCCTGCGCAGGCTTCTGCTACGGCGTCGGGCTGGCCGAATCGATGGTCCGCTCGGGCTCGGCGCGGCACGTGCTCGTGCTCGGCGTCGAGGTGCTCTCGCGCTACACCGACATCGACGACCGCTCGACCGCCTTCCTCTTCTCCGACGGCGCAGGCGCGGTCGTCATCGGCCCCAGCGACGAGCCGGCGATCGGCCCTACCATCTGGGGTTCGAAGCCGGAGGCGCACGCGGTCATCGAGATCGACGACTGGCGCACCGTCGGCCCCGAGGAGAAGGGCCCGTTCATCCACATGGAGGGTCGCGAGGTCTTCAAGTGGGCCACCACCTCGATCGTGGAGAAGGCAAAGGAGACGCTCGAAGCCTCCGGCCTGACGCCCGACGAGCTCGACTGCTTCATCCCCCACCAGGCGAACAACCGGATCACCGACTCCATGTTGCGCCACCTCAAGCTGCCCGAGGAGGTCGTGGTCGCCCGCGACATCGTCACCATGGGTAATTCGTCTGCGGCATCGATCCCGCTGGCGATGGAAAGCCTGCTCGAATCCGGGCAGGCCAAGAGCGGCGACAGCGCCCTGATCATCGGATTTGGAGCGGGCCTCGTGTTCGCCGGCCAGACCGTGATCCTGCCCTGA
- a CDS encoding alanine/glycine:cation symporter family protein, with translation MQQLQDILDSTASFVWGPLFLIPLLLLTGLWLTVRLRGIQFRTLGSAMRLALWERHDHDAEGGDISHFQALTTALAATVGVGNIVGVATAISIGGPGALFWMWVTGLVGMASKYSEAFLAVRFRTVDDKGEVSGGPQYYLKKALPGQWGVALSIIFAVFAVLASFGIGNMTQGNAVAANMEDAFGVPTQITAIVLAVFVGLVILGGIKVIGRVTAAFVPIMIVLYVLGALFILAVNITDVPGAFALIFGQAFTGQAATGGAIGGLMIAIQMGVARGIFSNESGMGSAAIAAAAAKTTHPVRQGLVSMTQTFIDTIIVVSCTGLVLVTTGVWEADANAAVLTSMAFSTGLPGNWGQYIVALGVVMFASSTILGWSYYGDRCVERLFGARATLAYRIVFTLVVYVGATIPLGIVWSFADVMNGLMALPNLIGLLILSGLIARETAHYLKNDPKLRAGRTEVDDFMADQVREA, from the coding sequence ATGCAGCAGCTCCAGGACATTCTCGATTCAACGGCCTCATTCGTCTGGGGCCCGCTTTTCCTCATCCCTCTTCTCCTTCTCACGGGGCTGTGGCTGACCGTGCGTCTGCGCGGGATCCAGTTCCGGACCCTCGGGTCAGCGATGAGGCTGGCGCTCTGGGAACGCCATGACCATGACGCCGAGGGCGGCGACATCTCCCATTTCCAGGCGCTCACCACCGCGCTCGCCGCCACGGTGGGCGTCGGCAACATCGTGGGCGTCGCCACCGCCATCTCGATCGGGGGACCGGGGGCGCTGTTCTGGATGTGGGTGACGGGCCTGGTCGGCATGGCCTCCAAGTACTCCGAGGCCTTCCTGGCCGTGCGGTTCCGCACCGTCGACGACAAGGGCGAGGTCTCGGGCGGCCCGCAGTACTACCTCAAGAAGGCGCTCCCCGGACAGTGGGGTGTGGCGCTCAGCATCATCTTCGCCGTGTTCGCGGTGCTGGCGAGCTTCGGCATCGGCAACATGACCCAGGGCAACGCGGTGGCGGCCAACATGGAGGACGCCTTCGGCGTGCCGACGCAGATCACCGCCATCGTCCTGGCCGTGTTCGTGGGCCTCGTCATCCTTGGCGGGATCAAGGTCATCGGGCGGGTCACCGCAGCGTTCGTGCCGATCATGATCGTCCTGTACGTCCTGGGAGCGCTGTTCATCCTGGCCGTCAACATCACCGACGTGCCAGGTGCCTTCGCCCTCATCTTCGGGCAGGCGTTCACCGGGCAGGCTGCCACCGGTGGCGCCATCGGCGGACTCATGATCGCCATCCAGATGGGTGTTGCCCGCGGCATCTTCTCCAACGAATCGGGCATGGGCTCCGCTGCGATCGCGGCGGCCGCCGCGAAGACCACGCACCCCGTCCGCCAGGGGCTCGTCTCGATGACGCAGACGTTCATCGACACCATCATCGTCGTGAGTTGCACCGGCCTCGTGCTGGTCACCACCGGAGTCTGGGAGGCCGACGCGAACGCCGCGGTGCTGACCTCCATGGCGTTCAGCACCGGGCTCCCCGGCAACTGGGGGCAGTACATCGTGGCGCTGGGCGTGGTGATGTTCGCATCCTCGACCATCCTCGGGTGGTCCTACTACGGCGACCGGTGCGTCGAGAGGCTGTTCGGGGCGCGCGCGACGCTCGCCTACCGCATCGTCTTCACGCTCGTTGTCTACGTCGGCGCGACGATCCCGCTCGGCATCGTCTGGTCGTTCGCCGACGTCATGAACGGTCTGATGGCCCTGCCCAACCTCATCGGTCTGCTCATCCTGTCCGGACTCATCGCCCGCGAGACCGCCCACTACCTGAAGAACGATCCGAAGCTTCGTGCCGGACGCACCGAGGTGGACGACTTCATGGCCGACCAGGTGCGGGAAGCCTAG
- a CDS encoding PucR family transcriptional regulator → MDHRPGTAPALISSSRARTALLKRLSAATSEINTATVTAMTQRHEWFGQLDPESRSWIGILARAGIDGFVTWFSGAEFKAETVFEAAPRAMARRISLQQTVDLVRTTTEVLEEQLQHLLPRGDRQPVQLGIVHYSREIAFAAAAIYARAAEARGAWDSRIEATIVDAVVRAETDESMLSRASTLGWNTESRVVVAIGGMAEDGSIDALRRAAAKLSLDVLAAPQGDRLVCIIGGAGVTEPVETCDRIAQLQEHFATGPIVVGPTAETLAGAPRSARAAASGYRAAKAWPEGPRTLLSVDLLPERALAGDGHARRVLASELYPALAAHKELLDTCVGFLDCGSSMEATARALFIHPNTVRYRLKRIQEVTGYNPADPREAYILRMAITLGRLHD, encoded by the coding sequence ATGGATCACCGCCCCGGCACAGCGCCCGCCCTCATCTCGTCGTCGCGCGCCCGCACGGCGCTGCTGAAACGGCTGAGCGCGGCCACCTCTGAGATCAACACGGCGACCGTGACCGCCATGACCCAGCGTCACGAGTGGTTCGGTCAGCTGGACCCGGAGTCGAGGTCGTGGATCGGCATCCTGGCCCGCGCCGGCATCGACGGATTCGTCACGTGGTTCTCCGGTGCCGAGTTCAAGGCGGAGACGGTGTTCGAAGCCGCCCCTCGGGCGATGGCGCGACGGATCTCCCTCCAGCAGACCGTCGACCTGGTGCGCACGACCACTGAGGTCCTGGAGGAACAACTCCAGCACCTCCTGCCGCGAGGGGACCGCCAGCCGGTGCAACTGGGGATCGTGCACTACTCGCGCGAGATCGCCTTCGCCGCCGCCGCGATCTATGCCCGCGCCGCGGAGGCGCGCGGCGCCTGGGACTCGCGGATCGAGGCGACGATCGTCGACGCCGTGGTGCGTGCCGAAACCGACGAATCCATGCTCTCGCGCGCCTCCACCCTTGGCTGGAACACAGAGTCCCGCGTGGTCGTGGCAATCGGCGGGATGGCGGAGGACGGCAGCATCGATGCGCTCCGCCGCGCCGCCGCCAAGCTCTCGCTCGACGTCCTGGCCGCCCCGCAGGGCGACCGCCTGGTGTGCATCATCGGGGGCGCGGGGGTCACCGAGCCGGTCGAGACCTGTGACCGCATCGCGCAGTTGCAGGAGCATTTCGCGACCGGTCCAATCGTCGTCGGGCCGACAGCCGAGACGCTCGCCGGGGCACCGCGTTCGGCCCGCGCCGCCGCCTCGGGCTACCGCGCCGCGAAGGCTTGGCCGGAGGGCCCGAGGACCCTGCTGTCGGTGGATCTCCTTCCCGAGCGAGCGTTGGCGGGAGACGGCCACGCCCGCCGCGTCCTGGCCTCGGAGCTCTACCCCGCCCTGGCCGCGCACAAGGAACTCCTCGACACGTGCGTGGGCTTCCTCGACTGCGGCTCCTCGATGGAGGCGACCGCCCGCGCCCTGTTCATCCACCCCAACACGGTGCGCTACCGCCTCAAGCGCATCCAGGAGGTCACCGGTTACAACCCAGCCGATCCACGCGAGGCCTACATCCTCCGCATGGCGATCACGCTCGGCCGGCTCCACGACTGA
- a CDS encoding thioesterase family protein gives MKDSMRPGITGTLSVTVDESLTVPEVSSKYPRFAEMPQVFATGYMVAFAECTAMEAMAPHLDEGEDSVGIGVDMTHTAPTPVGLTVTAVAELVEVDGRILTFTVTLSDDAGPIGEGRHTRAVINREKFDAGVQRRRESIER, from the coding sequence GTGAAGGATTCAATGCGCCCGGGGATCACCGGAACCCTGTCGGTCACGGTGGATGAGTCGCTGACCGTTCCGGAAGTCAGCAGCAAGTACCCGCGGTTCGCGGAGATGCCGCAGGTGTTCGCCACGGGGTACATGGTCGCCTTCGCCGAGTGCACGGCGATGGAGGCGATGGCACCTCACCTCGACGAGGGGGAGGACTCCGTCGGCATCGGCGTGGACATGACCCACACCGCCCCGACGCCGGTCGGCCTGACCGTGACCGCGGTGGCGGAGCTCGTGGAGGTGGACGGCCGAATCCTGACCTTCACCGTGACGCTCAGCGACGACGCCGGACCCATCGGCGAGGGACGCCACACGAGGGCGGTCATCAACCGCGAGAAGTTCGATGCCGGCGTCCAGAGGCGGCGCGAG
- a CDS encoding ACP S-malonyltransferase translates to MLAIVAPGQGAQTPGFLTAWLQDPESAERVAQMSGVTDLDLAHFGTEADAETIRDTAVAQPLLVAASLVAARALSADLASLADVVAGHSVGELAAMALAGVLHDDDAIKLVRERGQAMAEASALRETSMTAVVAGKPDEVLAAIEEAGLTPANNNGAGQIVAAGTVEQLAALADNPPRRARLVPLSVAGAFHTVHMEPAVERLTRVAEGVASAAPRTRLISNRDGAVVTNGDDALLRMINQVANPVRWDLCMETMTQLGVTGILELTPAGTLTGIAKRNLPGVELFNLDSPDQLDDARAFCRTHSTFHNDEN, encoded by the coding sequence GTGCTTGCAATCGTCGCGCCCGGTCAAGGCGCCCAGACCCCCGGCTTCCTCACTGCGTGGCTCCAGGACCCGGAATCCGCCGAACGTGTGGCGCAGATGTCGGGCGTCACCGACCTCGACCTCGCCCACTTCGGCACGGAGGCGGATGCCGAGACCATCCGCGACACCGCCGTGGCGCAGCCGCTCCTCGTGGCCGCCAGTCTCGTGGCGGCCCGCGCCCTGTCGGCCGACCTCGCCTCTCTCGCGGACGTCGTCGCCGGTCACTCCGTCGGCGAGCTCGCGGCGATGGCACTCGCCGGAGTGCTGCACGACGACGACGCGATCAAGCTGGTCCGCGAGCGCGGGCAGGCAATGGCTGAGGCCTCAGCGCTCCGCGAGACCTCCATGACCGCCGTCGTCGCCGGCAAGCCGGACGAGGTGCTGGCCGCCATCGAGGAGGCCGGCCTCACCCCCGCCAACAACAACGGCGCTGGACAGATCGTCGCCGCGGGCACCGTCGAACAGCTCGCAGCCCTCGCGGACAACCCACCGCGACGGGCTCGGCTGGTCCCGCTCAGCGTGGCCGGCGCATTCCACACCGTGCACATGGAGCCCGCCGTCGAGCGCCTGACGCGAGTCGCCGAGGGTGTGGCCTCCGCCGCACCACGCACGCGCCTGATCTCCAACCGAGACGGGGCCGTCGTCACCAACGGGGATGACGCCCTCCTGCGGATGATCAACCAGGTGGCCAACCCGGTCCGCTGGGATCTCTGCATGGAGACGATGACGCAGCTGGGGGTGACGGGCATCCTCGAGCTGACGCCCGCCGGCACGCTCACCGGAATCGCGAAGCGGAACCTTCCCGGCGTGGAGCTGTTCAACCTCGACTCCCCCGACCAGCTCGATGACGCGCGGGCGTTCTGCCGCACCCACTCCACCTTCCACAACGACGAGAACTGA
- a CDS encoding beta-ketoacyl-[acyl-carrier-protein] synthase family protein, translated as MSTTVVITGIGATTPLGGTAPSTWEALLSGRSGVSLITEDWAADLPTRIAARAAVEPTEIIDRIEARKLDRSTQLVMVAGLEAWADAGFGLGEDNPVDRDRLGVCSATGIGGLHSLLGQWDVMKDKGVRRVSPFTIPMLMANAPAANIGLKIGARAGIHTPISACASSNEAISLGLDTIRLGRADVVMVGGGEAVIHPLPIGAFGQMQALSRRNDEPERASRPWDVDRDGFVLGEGAAMLVLETLEHAQARGAKIYGTLRGAGMTADSHDIVQPDPEGYGQSQAMVKGLREAGLSASDIVHVNAHGTSTPQGDITEAGSIRNALGRDVEHVVVNSTKSMTGHLLGGAGALETLATVLALKNRVVPGTINVDNIEPDLGIDVATENRQLPDGDLAAVNNSFGFGGHNVAVVVTNENITD; from the coding sequence ATGTCCACCACCGTCGTGATCACCGGCATCGGCGCCACCACCCCTCTCGGTGGTACAGCCCCGTCCACCTGGGAGGCCCTGCTCTCCGGGCGCTCGGGCGTCTCCCTCATCACCGAGGACTGGGCCGCGGACCTGCCCACCCGCATCGCGGCGAGGGCCGCCGTCGAGCCCACCGAGATCATCGACCGCATCGAGGCCCGGAAGCTGGACCGCTCGACGCAGTTGGTCATGGTCGCTGGCCTTGAGGCCTGGGCCGACGCGGGATTCGGGCTCGGCGAGGACAACCCCGTGGACCGAGACCGCCTCGGCGTGTGCAGCGCGACCGGCATCGGCGGCCTGCACTCATTGCTGGGGCAGTGGGATGTCATGAAGGACAAGGGCGTGCGCCGCGTCTCCCCCTTCACCATCCCGATGCTGATGGCCAACGCCCCAGCCGCCAACATCGGCCTGAAGATCGGTGCCCGCGCCGGGATCCACACGCCCATCTCCGCCTGCGCCTCGTCGAACGAGGCGATCTCGCTGGGGCTGGACACGATCCGCCTCGGGCGCGCCGACGTGGTCATGGTCGGCGGCGGCGAGGCCGTCATCCACCCCCTCCCCATCGGCGCCTTCGGCCAGATGCAGGCCCTCTCGCGGCGCAACGACGAACCCGAACGGGCCTCGAGACCCTGGGACGTCGACCGCGACGGGTTCGTCCTCGGCGAGGGCGCGGCGATGCTGGTGCTCGAGACGCTGGAGCATGCACAGGCCCGTGGCGCGAAGATCTACGGCACGCTGCGCGGCGCCGGCATGACCGCCGACAGCCACGACATCGTCCAGCCCGACCCCGAGGGGTACGGGCAGTCGCAGGCCATGGTCAAGGGCCTCCGCGAGGCAGGGCTCAGCGCCTCCGATATCGTCCACGTCAACGCCCACGGCACGTCCACCCCGCAGGGGGACATCACTGAGGCAGGGTCCATCCGTAACGCGCTCGGCCGCGACGTCGAGCACGTGGTGGTCAACTCGACCAAGTCCATGACTGGGCACCTGCTCGGCGGCGCCGGCGCGCTCGAGACGCTCGCCACCGTGCTGGCGCTGAAGAACCGGGTGGTGCCCGGCACGATCAACGTCGACAACATTGAGCCGGACCTCGGCATCGACGTCGCGACCGAGAACCGGCAGCTTCCCGACGGTGACCTCGCCGCGGTCAACAACTCGTTCGGCTTCGGCGGCCACAACGTCGCCGTCGTGGTCACCAACGAGAACATCACGGACTGA
- a CDS encoding DUF3145 domain-containing protein, with translation MSARLDTNSNSQARGMIFVHSAPAALCPHIEWAIGAALNGRPTLTWTAQPAESGSQRAELSWASPIGTGAAIASSLQKLGRVRFEVTEEPSAGSDGQRYCFTPSLGAFSAVVGVHGDILVPEDRLKHAVATDALGGEPIYKGLERLLGVPWDEELDVFRHASEDAPVRWLHQVV, from the coding sequence ATGTCTGCTCGTCTCGACACGAACAGCAACTCGCAGGCGCGCGGGATGATCTTCGTCCACTCCGCGCCTGCCGCGCTGTGCCCGCACATCGAATGGGCCATCGGGGCCGCCCTGAACGGGCGCCCCACCCTCACCTGGACCGCGCAGCCCGCCGAGAGCGGCTCGCAGCGCGCCGAGCTGTCGTGGGCGTCGCCCATCGGGACCGGTGCCGCGATCGCGAGCTCTCTTCAGAAGCTGGGCCGCGTGCGCTTCGAGGTCACGGAGGAGCCGTCGGCCGGCAGCGACGGTCAGCGCTACTGCTTCACCCCGTCGCTGGGCGCCTTCTCGGCGGTGGTCGGCGTCCACGGTGACATCCTCGTGCCGGAGGACCGGCTGAAGCACGCCGTCGCGACGGACGCCCTCGGCGGCGAACCGATCTACAAGGGGCTCGAACGTCTGTTGGGCGTCCCCTGGGACGAGGAGCTCGACGTCTTCCGCCACGCGAGCGAGGACGCGCCCGTGCGCTGGCTGCACCAGGTCGTCTAA